From a single Sphaeramia orbicularis chromosome 4, fSphaOr1.1, whole genome shotgun sequence genomic region:
- the LOC115418265 gene encoding uncharacterized protein LOC115418265 isoform X1, with protein MLLWTTLYKVATDHYNQLSCPGQMDPAVSTKCQNYHLVSATVSSVDKCVECLGLISSYKWLGYVCKDEIVFSDAEASASESNDCSMAVTATECGTVEPMDTDATIKEQVHDMEDFAGSVLSVSSTVTETAPASEGQDGCEDQHRRVPKKVWLKAEVAAVLRHFRDHIQKGKLATKNECSQCKLVEGPVLAQRTVQNIRDFVRN; from the exons atgctgctttggaccactctgtacaag gtggCCACTGATCACTACAATCAGCTCTCCTGTCCAGGTCAAATGGATCCAGCTGTCAGCACAAAG TGTCAAAACTATCACTTGGTATCTGCAACAGTATCCTCCGTGGACAAGTGTGTTGAGTGTCTGGGACTTATATCTTCCTACAAGTGGCTTGGCTATGTATGCAAAG ATGAGATTGTGTTCAGTGACGCTGAAGCCAGTGCAAGCGAATCTAATGACTGCAGCATGGCAGTCACAGCAACAGAATGTGGAACTGTGGAGCCTATGGATACTGACGCTACAATCAAAGAGCAAGTTCATGACATGGAAGATTTTG CAGGGTCTGTATTGTCAGTGTCATCTACAGTAACTGAGACTGCTCCTGCCTCTGAAG GACAAGATGGTTGTGAAGACCAGCATAGAAGAGTGCCAAAGAAAGTGTGGTTGAAGGCTGAGGTTGCCGCAGTATTGCGACATTTCAGAGATCACATTCAAAAAGGAAAACTGGCCACCAAAAATGAATGTAGTCAATGCAAGCTGGTAGAAGGCCCTGTGCTAGCACAAAGAACAGTGCAAAATATTAGGGACTTTGTTAGAAACTGA
- the LOC115418265 gene encoding uncharacterized protein LOC115418265 isoform X2: MLLWTTLYKVATDHYNQLSCPGQMDPAVSTKCQNYHLVSATVSSVDKCVECLGLISSYKWLGYVCKDEIVFSDAEASASESNDCSMAVTATECGTVEPMDTDATIKEQVHDMEDFGSVLSVSSTVTETAPASEGQDGCEDQHRRVPKKVWLKAEVAAVLRHFRDHIQKGKLATKNECSQCKLVEGPVLAQRTVQNIRDFVRN, from the exons atgctgctttggaccactctgtacaag gtggCCACTGATCACTACAATCAGCTCTCCTGTCCAGGTCAAATGGATCCAGCTGTCAGCACAAAG TGTCAAAACTATCACTTGGTATCTGCAACAGTATCCTCCGTGGACAAGTGTGTTGAGTGTCTGGGACTTATATCTTCCTACAAGTGGCTTGGCTATGTATGCAAAG ATGAGATTGTGTTCAGTGACGCTGAAGCCAGTGCAAGCGAATCTAATGACTGCAGCATGGCAGTCACAGCAACAGAATGTGGAACTGTGGAGCCTATGGATACTGACGCTACAATCAAAGAGCAAGTTCATGACATGGAAGATTTTG GGTCTGTATTGTCAGTGTCATCTACAGTAACTGAGACTGCTCCTGCCTCTGAAG GACAAGATGGTTGTGAAGACCAGCATAGAAGAGTGCCAAAGAAAGTGTGGTTGAAGGCTGAGGTTGCCGCAGTATTGCGACATTTCAGAGATCACATTCAAAAAGGAAAACTGGCCACCAAAAATGAATGTAGTCAATGCAAGCTGGTAGAAGGCCCTGTGCTAGCACAAAGAACAGTGCAAAATATTAGGGACTTTGTTAGAAACTGA